From the Candidatus Krumholzibacteriota bacterium genome, one window contains:
- a CDS encoding VCBS repeat-containing protein, which translates to MRKAIINICLVIFTFIITPESSSADDKDYFLISKLGVADKLQDIHIEDVDFDGLKDILITHRKGLSPDESRWISIFYHSPDDGFSPAADQSWEIDTLASIFDTGDIIGDKKKEIIYSTANEIRCYSIDGAFYNNTPSVIFPVEGMMVSPSRSYIPHVNFVRDWNEDGRDDIAVFRFDGLTIFSRDSTGDFTSQNSVNVKIDTRVREWNSFKDETFITSGLTSSFSFPSINLIDYNNDDKRDLIVTNDDKLSVYLRMNDGGFSTEVQKERNFDVRTRKEKIEGTSNLTTTINDLDADGYADAIVTKQTSKGLTNLRGVLNIFRGSPDDYSDSPQQVIISEGTASAETMISDVNGDGRLDLIMPSVKISITSIIRILLTRSLPINFNIFLLNKDGSFSERPDFSKEVKLKIDFSGETDTPAMNLEGDYDGDKRKDFVYATDEDELSIYRGVEDEDKLFSDDAAVEINVNAFGRLSVYDLNDDDYSDIIIRYNVNTEYDGTATVLINLGRI; encoded by the coding sequence ATGAGGAAAGCGATAATAAATATTTGTCTGGTAATATTTACTTTTATAATTACTCCGGAAAGTTCTTCAGCTGATGATAAAGATTACTTTTTGATATCAAAACTGGGAGTAGCTGATAAGCTGCAGGATATACATATTGAAGACGTCGACTTTGACGGTTTAAAAGACATTCTGATAACACACAGAAAGGGATTATCCCCTGATGAATCAAGGTGGATATCCATCTTTTACCATAGTCCGGATGACGGTTTTTCACCTGCGGCAGATCAGTCTTGGGAAATTGACACTCTCGCCTCAATATTCGATACGGGGGATATTATCGGTGATAAAAAGAAGGAGATAATCTATTCTACCGCGAATGAGATAAGATGCTACTCAATTGACGGTGCTTTCTACAACAATACTCCTTCAGTCATTTTTCCGGTCGAAGGTATGATGGTTTCACCATCCAGGTCGTATATTCCGCATGTAAACTTCGTCAGAGACTGGAACGAAGACGGCAGAGATGATATCGCCGTATTTCGATTTGACGGCTTAACTATTTTTTCACGTGATTCTACAGGTGATTTTACATCTCAAAACAGTGTTAACGTAAAAATAGATACACGAGTCAGGGAATGGAATTCTTTCAAAGATGAAACTTTCATAACTTCAGGACTTACTTCTTCTTTCTCATTTCCTTCGATCAACTTGATTGATTACAACAATGACGACAAACGCGACTTAATAGTAACAAACGACGATAAACTCTCCGTTTATCTGAGGATGAATGATGGTGGTTTTTCTACTGAGGTTCAGAAAGAAAGAAATTTCGATGTACGTACGAGGAAGGAAAAAATAGAGGGCACAAGCAACCTGACAACAACTATAAATGATCTCGACGCGGACGGATACGCCGATGCTATCGTAACGAAACAAACCTCTAAGGGGCTTACGAATTTACGAGGTGTTTTGAACATATTCCGCGGCAGCCCGGATGATTACAGTGATTCGCCGCAACAGGTTATAATTTCCGAGGGAACAGCATCCGCTGAAACCATGATCAGCGATGTCAATGGTGACGGACGTCTGGATCTTATAATGCCTTCTGTGAAGATAAGTATTACATCGATAATCCGCATACTGCTTACAAGATCGTTGCCTATAAATTTTAATATCTTTCTTTTAAATAAAGATGGATCTTTTTCAGAAAGACCTGATTTTTCAAAAGAAGTAAAACTCAAAATCGATTTCTCCGGAGAAACCGATACACCCGCGATGAATCTCGAGGGTGATTATGACGGCGATAAACGGAAAGACTTTGTTTATGCTACTGATGAGGATGAACTCTCAATATACCGGGGTGTAGAGGATGAAGATAAATTATTCTCGGATGATGCTGCTGTAGAAATAAACGTTAATGCCTTTGGGAGGCTTTCAGTCTACGATCTGAATGACGATGATTACTCAGATATTATTATCCGCTACAACGTAAACACGGAATATGATGGAACTGCCACAGTACTTATAAACCTTGGCCGCATCTGA
- a CDS encoding ABC transporter permease gives MNRNFSAIISTEIYKLRRNKMRFVVPAAFFLLTILVFVGLSAAALRNYFGLPNGFYVTSASLSWLINIIVLTLVIITSFQISNEFAMGTVKSVWVSPVSRRTWLTGKIIYLCLIAALLLFCSTILVLFLSWIKFGLTNLVEKNYVIHSASSLGLRLLLVLSLSLSTLFAVVCFTSAISTLFCRPGLSIATVLSFGFLMMVIGILPVLKGFLLITYISSPLEQMTAMAKGLPLPFSWSELIKKTLTVSGVYMIISIAAGQLFITKKEIKF, from the coding sequence ATGAATCGTAACTTTTCGGCAATTATTTCCACTGAAATTTACAAACTCAGAAGGAACAAAATGAGATTTGTTGTTCCAGCGGCATTTTTTCTGCTTACCATTCTTGTTTTTGTCGGCTTGAGCGCCGCGGCCTTAAGGAACTATTTTGGCCTGCCGAACGGTTTCTATGTAACATCTGCCAGCTTAAGCTGGTTAATAAATATAATTGTTCTTACCCTCGTTATTATTACTTCGTTTCAGATTTCTAATGAATTTGCAATGGGCACGGTTAAATCAGTCTGGGTAAGTCCCGTGTCAAGAAGAACTTGGCTTACAGGTAAAATTATTTATCTATGCCTTATTGCCGCTTTATTGCTTTTTTGTTCGACAATTCTTGTATTATTTCTTTCCTGGATTAAATTTGGTTTAACGAATCTGGTTGAGAAAAATTACGTTATTCATTCCGCGTCGAGCCTTGGCTTGAGACTTCTTCTTGTTCTATCGCTCTCTCTATCGACTTTGTTCGCGGTTGTTTGTTTTACCTCCGCTATTTCAACTCTATTCTGCCGACCGGGTTTGTCAATAGCGACTGTACTGTCTTTTGGCTTTCTTATGATGGTAATTGGGATCCTGCCCGTACTTAAAGGATTTTTATTGATCACTTATATTTCATCCCCGTTAGAACAAATGACCGCAATGGCCAAAGGCCTACCTCTCCCTTTTTCCTGGTCAGAGCTTATAAAGAAAACGTTAACTGTCTCAGGCGTGTATATGATCATTTCAATAGCAGCGGGACAATTGTTCATCACAAAAAAGGAAATAAAATTTTGA
- a CDS encoding ABC transporter ATP-binding protein codes for MITRKAPVLNIENLSKNYGRTRALRNINIVLDSPGVYGFLGPNGAGKTTTFKLICALLKPSRGRILIGGKDVQKDKKRALSRVGVQFDSPAFYPYLTGSENLRLITKWSRNTESTDIEKLLTFAGLRGTESKKVKEYSWGMKQRLGLVSALIGNPELLLLDEPTNGLDPAGIANVREFLPRLAHEEGRTLLLASHRMEEVEQVCDKIIIINKGIIVASGKPSELSCGKTIELVLDDTDLAVKLLKKHFKGKGVITLSDNKIQLIEPGLETDDIKALLRENSIDLKKINKKRESLESVFLRLTKEDIYES; via the coding sequence ATGATAACCAGAAAAGCACCTGTACTTAATATTGAGAATCTAAGTAAAAATTACGGTAGAACCAGGGCATTAAGAAACATAAATATTGTTCTGGATTCTCCGGGCGTTTATGGTTTTTTAGGTCCTAACGGGGCCGGTAAAACAACTACTTTTAAATTGATTTGCGCTCTTCTAAAACCATCACGGGGACGAATACTCATAGGTGGTAAAGATGTTCAAAAGGATAAAAAAAGAGCTTTGTCGAGGGTGGGAGTTCAATTTGATTCTCCGGCATTTTATCCATATCTTACCGGTTCGGAAAACCTGAGATTAATTACAAAATGGTCGAGAAATACAGAATCGACAGATATTGAAAAGCTTCTAACATTCGCCGGATTGAGAGGGACGGAGTCTAAAAAAGTAAAAGAATATTCATGGGGCATGAAACAACGCCTGGGTCTAGTTTCAGCACTTATCGGGAATCCGGAACTGCTTCTTCTTGACGAACCTACAAATGGCCTTGACCCTGCCGGTATTGCAAATGTGCGTGAGTTTTTACCCAGACTTGCTCACGAAGAGGGGAGAACCCTGCTTCTGGCTTCACACCGAATGGAAGAAGTAGAGCAGGTCTGCGACAAAATCATAATCATTAATAAAGGAATTATTGTTGCTTCGGGCAAACCGTCCGAGCTTTCCTGTGGGAAGACAATCGAGTTAGTTTTAGATGATACTGATTTGGCAGTCAAGTTACTTAAAAAACATTTTAAAGGCAAAGGCGTAATTACTCTATCAGATAACAAGATACAACTAATTGAACCCGGCCTGGAAACCGATGATATCAAAGCGCTTTTAAGGGAGAATTCAATTGATCTAAAGAAGATTAACAAAAAGAGAGAATCACTGGAAAGTGTATTCCTCCGGCTAACGAAGGAGGATATTTATGAATCGTAA
- a CDS encoding BamA/TamA family outer membrane protein — MVELSPQELTDILKNNKNTVKYGPFMISRGDTIEGTLIIIDGSLDIQSGGLLVGDAWIINGRLVLTGNAKVTGRVKLVNSGKFESRRAEISGGVFYYKCACRLDSRQFEENGEIVFIKKEDPYALKTKYSLKPGYPCRVDYNIVRAGLERHNNKHKDPYISWYARLLVPIWKETGGFLGFNAQMKIPFYSEEFDFVARAFKKTVTNDKWQLSRLENGAIVELCGDDFADYYEKRGGEIGFIYDSGEALSVESVLSFENDISLKARSIPSIFRGDDKFRVNPAIDDGKRLSLRIDLNFDTRDESGWKYDGWKLDFLFEKGIADGPGDFSYSAFKMNTNRYNEITEGFKFDVGFKLFSSFDEIPRQLTHSINGYGGIRGVEDYPFTVHRGDRLALVSGELRSELPKLPLLDILFTRAELLLFSDIGILTDSDNKHSPFGFLSKSFEEWRKSAGVGISGKSFLPYIGIYVAEDLESENFTPRIIIRAQRSF, encoded by the coding sequence GTGGTTGAACTGTCCCCTCAAGAACTAACAGATATTCTGAAAAATAATAAGAATACTGTTAAATACGGCCCATTTATGATCTCGAGAGGGGATACTATAGAGGGAACATTGATAATCATTGACGGTTCCCTTGATATACAGAGCGGCGGATTACTTGTCGGAGACGCTTGGATAATAAATGGAAGACTGGTTCTCACGGGAAATGCCAAGGTTACTGGAAGAGTAAAGCTTGTTAACAGCGGTAAATTCGAATCCAGACGGGCGGAAATATCAGGGGGCGTTTTTTATTACAAATGCGCGTGTCGTCTGGACAGCCGGCAATTCGAAGAGAACGGAGAGATTGTGTTTATTAAGAAAGAGGACCCCTATGCTTTAAAAACAAAATATTCTTTAAAGCCGGGATATCCCTGCCGTGTTGATTATAATATTGTAAGAGCGGGCCTCGAACGTCACAATAATAAACACAAAGATCCCTATATATCATGGTACGCGCGTTTATTAGTTCCAATATGGAAAGAAACCGGAGGTTTCCTTGGCTTTAACGCGCAAATGAAAATTCCCTTTTACTCTGAGGAGTTTGATTTCGTGGCACGCGCCTTTAAGAAAACGGTTACAAACGATAAATGGCAATTATCACGTCTTGAGAACGGCGCTATAGTAGAACTCTGCGGTGATGATTTTGCGGATTATTACGAAAAAAGGGGGGGAGAAATAGGATTTATCTATGATTCAGGAGAGGCCCTTTCAGTAGAATCGGTGCTATCGTTTGAAAATGACATCTCATTGAAAGCCAGATCAATACCATCGATTTTTAGAGGAGATGACAAATTCAGAGTAAATCCGGCTATTGATGATGGAAAAAGACTTTCTTTAAGAATCGACCTTAATTTTGATACCCGTGACGAATCAGGATGGAAATATGACGGCTGGAAACTGGATTTTCTTTTTGAGAAAGGTATAGCGGATGGCCCCGGAGACTTTTCCTATTCCGCTTTTAAAATGAATACGAACCGTTATAATGAAATTACAGAGGGATTCAAATTCGATGTGGGATTTAAACTCTTTTCATCTTTTGATGAAATTCCCCGGCAGTTAACTCATTCCATTAATGGATACGGGGGGATAAGGGGGGTCGAAGACTATCCCTTTACGGTTCACAGAGGAGACAGATTGGCGCTTGTATCCGGAGAGCTGAGAAGCGAGCTGCCCAAACTGCCCTTACTTGATATTTTGTTCACGAGAGCCGAACTTCTCCTTTTCTCAGATATTGGCATTTTAACCGATTCTGACAATAAACATTCACCTTTCGGATTCTTGAGTAAATCTTTTGAAGAATGGAGAAAAAGTGCCGGCGTAGGAATCTCGGGGAAATCCTTCTTGCCTTATATTGGTATTTATGTAGCAGAAGATCTTGAAAGTGAAAACTTTACACCCCGTATAATTATTCGAGCTCAAAGATCGTTTTAG
- a CDS encoding peptide MFS transporter — MLKDHPKGLFVAFFANMGERFGYYTMLSIFVFYLQATFKWDAHTAGLVYGAFLFGIYFLPLFGGIIADQWLGYGKTIVIGTVVLFAGYALLAIPDKGVILLAIALFVIAAGTGLFKGNLQALVGNMYDDPKYEHVRDYAFNIFYMGINIGAFFAPSAATAAINWILGKDGFSYNQKIVDLGNKYIGGHLQNTTELMNLAKIQLGTVPADLGIFCKNYLESVSTAYNGAFAVAAVSMVVSLVIFVFFKKHYKVADMTEKQKAASEEHKDQVVELSPRQTKDRLFALYFVFFVVMFFWMTFHQNGFTLSIFARDYTASKVSDITYTFFSLKSFLPVIVTLIGLVFLLRKASKKNEKIIGGILFFVGFIVSYWVISGYNDSMDISPQMFQHFNPIFIVFLTPVVIGFFSFLQKKGKEPSTPRKIGIGMIITGISFGFMMIASIGLKSPHELAGGVSDVTRSPYWLIGTYFTVTIAELCLSPMGISFVSKVSPPKYKGTMQGGWLAATAVGNLLAGLVGYFWDLWELWQFFLLLIVMCLLSAILIFSVMKKLEKASQS; from the coding sequence ATGCTTAAAGACCACCCGAAAGGATTGTTTGTAGCCTTCTTCGCCAATATGGGCGAGCGTTTCGGTTACTACACGATGCTTTCAATCTTTGTTTTCTATCTTCAAGCAACATTCAAGTGGGACGCTCACACAGCCGGCCTTGTCTATGGGGCTTTTCTTTTTGGCATTTATTTCCTTCCACTTTTCGGCGGCATTATTGCCGACCAATGGCTGGGATACGGTAAAACAATAGTTATTGGTACTGTTGTTTTATTTGCCGGATACGCACTTCTTGCTATTCCGGACAAAGGTGTAATTCTCCTTGCTATTGCCCTGTTTGTAATAGCGGCTGGTACCGGTTTATTTAAGGGTAACCTGCAAGCTCTTGTCGGAAACATGTACGACGATCCGAAATATGAGCATGTACGCGATTACGCCTTTAATATTTTCTACATGGGCATTAATATCGGTGCCTTCTTCGCGCCATCTGCCGCCACTGCGGCCATTAACTGGATACTTGGAAAAGACGGCTTTTCTTATAACCAGAAGATTGTGGATCTGGGCAATAAATATATAGGCGGGCATCTTCAAAATACAACCGAGCTTATGAATCTTGCTAAAATTCAATTAGGCACTGTTCCCGCGGACTTGGGGATATTCTGTAAAAACTATTTAGAAAGTGTAAGTACAGCTTATAACGGCGCATTCGCTGTGGCTGCCGTCAGCATGGTAGTTTCGCTGGTCATATTTGTGTTTTTTAAAAAACACTATAAAGTCGCCGATATGACAGAGAAACAGAAAGCGGCGAGCGAGGAACATAAGGATCAGGTCGTAGAACTTTCACCAAGGCAGACCAAAGACCGCCTCTTCGCCCTTTACTTTGTTTTCTTCGTCGTAATGTTCTTCTGGATGACTTTCCACCAGAATGGATTCACACTGAGTATCTTCGCGAGGGATTACACGGCCAGCAAAGTAAGCGATATAACCTATACATTCTTCAGTCTGAAATCTTTTCTGCCGGTTATAGTTACATTGATCGGGCTTGTATTTCTCTTGAGGAAAGCAAGCAAAAAGAATGAGAAAATTATCGGCGGAATTTTGTTTTTTGTAGGTTTCATTGTCAGCTACTGGGTTATAAGCGGTTATAATGATTCTATGGATATAAGCCCTCAGATGTTCCAGCATTTCAATCCGATCTTTATAGTCTTTCTGACTCCAGTTGTAATTGGGTTCTTCTCATTTCTACAGAAGAAAGGCAAGGAACCCAGTACACCCAGGAAGATCGGTATCGGGATGATTATTACCGGTATTTCTTTCGGATTTATGATGATAGCTTCTATAGGCTTGAAATCACCACACGAGCTAGCGGGCGGAGTTTCAGATGTTACGAGAAGCCCATACTGGCTCATAGGAACATATTTTACAGTAACGATTGCTGAACTTTGTCTCTCTCCAATGGGTATTTCCTTTGTTTCGAAGGTGTCGCCTCCGAAATATAAAGGAACTATGCAGGGAGGCTGGCTTGCCGCAACAGCAGTCGGGAATCTGCTTGCCGGTCTTGTTGGTTATTTCTGGGATCTGTGGGAATTGTGGCAGTTCTTCCTTCTTCTCATTGTAATGTGTTTACTTTCCGCAATACTGATATTTTCCGTGATGAAAAAACTGGAAAAAGCATCACAGTCTTAA
- a CDS encoding GAF domain-containing protein — protein sequence MNIAIIGGGEKQLSVLSQFHELSDFYILGIYDTNKKALALEIAEIIGINTYSDKSFINIFRDADYIIADKNNTKFREEIELLTAQGLQVIDILDAHKLHENKKITESSEPYSSTSRFESALKQLNRLSDRDKLLEWILGIAVKRLDASSGSIMLYSENTEELYIAYAKGLSSEVIENTRQKLGDGIAGKAASLRKVILTEDIVKGVRGVLAKKERNKIQSAVTAPIIYRDNLIGVLNISTDRDERELTESDRDTAEIISKEIAPVLYKHMEIETVKYNKTEKELQHYIGHLISRECEFHEKFSLLSKFISKEFDAATVAIYTATDEGDWLILGGSDNQIQHEGYSSRIHCSSGSLGKAYLNSKEVIITEEADLSNTEDRRNREKVSFIYLPLVNNDTVGVLVIEFSKLDPFEQFMKHKENICFQLGFFINSQLKDERHKRNMDRLEKLSDLTPELIVSGNIEESINKLSSFLSKLVSASMGSLHYFGKGREKTAFYNFPSDEEYFRRLKKYDSKITKRTIERSAPECTSYLTTEVNTFESPPFYYSTISYPIISNDKEKLIYVGYNKETISPLDSSIFGKGDIKLLSRGVEILKSIYSVTIKGKGIIEERSKPESLEELLKFNQSLFISKVTGEIERAERYHQTFTVTVFKIEGLRELLKNEQSKGLIHINHMSSKLKSIIRKTDFFSWIESDIFAVLSLESYGRIKKLERRIKSCIDDYLKENDLFDPELFHSKSSFARFPGKSETASVLIMEAKNGLE from the coding sequence GTGAACATAGCAATAATTGGAGGAGGAGAAAAGCAGCTTTCAGTCCTCAGCCAATTCCACGAACTGTCAGACTTTTATATACTGGGTATTTATGATACCAATAAAAAGGCTTTAGCGCTTGAAATCGCTGAAATTATTGGTATCAATACTTATTCAGACAAATCATTTATTAATATATTCAGAGACGCTGATTATATCATAGCAGATAAGAATAACACCAAATTCAGGGAAGAAATAGAGCTGCTGACGGCGCAAGGCCTGCAAGTTATTGACATATTAGATGCGCATAAACTTCATGAAAATAAGAAGATAACAGAATCATCTGAGCCATATTCTAGTACCAGTAGATTTGAGAGTGCTCTGAAACAACTAAACAGGCTCTCTGACAGGGATAAACTTCTGGAATGGATTCTGGGTATAGCTGTCAAGAGACTCGATGCTTCTTCAGGTTCCATAATGCTTTATTCTGAGAATACCGAAGAACTTTATATTGCTTACGCAAAAGGGCTCAGTAGTGAAGTGATCGAAAATACAAGACAAAAACTCGGGGACGGCATTGCTGGAAAAGCCGCGTCATTGAGAAAAGTAATTCTAACTGAAGATATTGTAAAAGGTGTTCGCGGTGTACTTGCTAAGAAAGAAAGAAACAAGATACAGAGTGCGGTTACAGCTCCAATCATCTATCGAGATAATCTGATAGGAGTCTTGAATATATCCACAGACAGAGATGAACGGGAACTTACAGAAAGCGACCGGGATACAGCTGAAATTATATCAAAAGAAATTGCGCCTGTGCTTTATAAACATATGGAAATTGAGACAGTAAAATATAATAAAACTGAAAAGGAGCTTCAGCACTACATCGGGCATTTGATCAGCAGAGAATGTGAGTTTCATGAAAAATTTTCTCTCTTGAGCAAATTCATATCTAAAGAGTTTGACGCTGCTACAGTAGCGATATATACAGCAACTGACGAGGGCGATTGGTTGATATTAGGCGGAAGCGACAACCAAATTCAGCATGAAGGATATTCTTCGAGAATACACTGCAGCAGCGGCAGTCTGGGTAAAGCATACCTGAATTCCAAAGAGGTGATAATAACAGAAGAGGCCGATCTATCCAACACTGAAGATAGGAGAAACAGGGAAAAAGTTTCGTTTATATATCTTCCGCTTGTAAACAATGATACCGTAGGAGTTCTTGTAATTGAATTTTCAAAGTTAGATCCATTCGAACAATTCATGAAACACAAGGAAAACATTTGTTTTCAACTCGGGTTTTTTATTAATTCTCAGCTCAAAGATGAACGGCACAAGCGGAACATGGATAGACTTGAAAAGTTATCAGATTTGACTCCGGAACTTATAGTTTCGGGTAATATTGAAGAGAGTATTAACAAATTGTCTTCCTTTCTTTCTAAACTTGTAAGTGCCTCGATGGGAAGCTTGCATTATTTTGGAAAGGGAAGAGAAAAAACCGCCTTTTATAATTTTCCTTCCGATGAGGAGTATTTTAGACGGCTTAAAAAGTATGATTCCAAAATTACAAAGAGGACGATTGAAAGATCAGCGCCGGAGTGCACAAGCTACTTGACGACGGAAGTAAATACATTTGAATCTCCCCCTTTCTATTATTCCACGATTTCATACCCTATAATATCTAATGATAAGGAAAAGCTTATATACGTTGGTTATAACAAGGAAACCATTTCACCCCTTGATTCTTCGATCTTCGGAAAAGGTGACATCAAGTTGCTGAGCAGAGGAGTGGAAATTCTTAAATCAATTTACTCTGTTACAATTAAAGGTAAGGGAATAATAGAAGAAAGATCAAAACCGGAAAGCCTTGAAGAATTACTGAAGTTTAATCAATCACTTTTTATAAGCAAGGTTACGGGAGAGATAGAGAGGGCGGAAAGATACCACCAAACCTTTACGGTTACTGTCTTTAAAATAGAGGGGCTGCGAGAACTCCTTAAAAATGAACAGAGTAAGGGGTTGATTCATATAAACCATATGAGCTCTAAATTAAAAAGCATCATAAGAAAAACTGATTTCTTTTCATGGATCGAATCAGATATCTTCGCCGTCTTATCCCTGGAAAGTTACGGCAGGATAAAAAAACTTGAAAGGCGAATCAAAAGCTGTATTGACGATTACCTTAAAGAAAATGATCTTTTTGACCCGGAGCTGTTTCACTCTAAAAGTTCATTCGCCCGTTTCCCCGGCAAATCCGAAACAGCGTCCGTTCTTATTATGGAAGCTAAGAACGGACTGGAATAG